ATTAACGATGTTGGACTAACCTAACACCACTGATACTGATCACTCTTGCAAGCCCAAGGGCAATGTGACAAAAACCCTTAGTAACTCGAACTTACAATCCTAACCACTCCAACTCTGGTTAGGTCTTTCCGCTCTGTTTTCTCCCAGGCTCCTAGAGCCCCTGTGCACGTTGACGGCGATTCCGTCTTACAGTCCATCATATTGGCAAATTTTGTTTTCCGAAAATCCATATTTACTAATCTAATCGTCACATCAAGTGACACAATTccaagaaaaatatggaagaGAAACATTAAGACAAATCATAACAATTTTATCGAGTGCAAATCTTCAAGATCAACAAATTGTGACGATGATATGATTCACAAATCGAAGTTAACGGTCTCCAGGTTAGCAATGCTGACGCTGTCACGCCGATGGACAAACTTGCTTGGGTTTTTCTACGATCTGTGGCCCTCTTTTTGACACGCGGTGTGTTTCATCTTAATAGCTGGCCTAACATCTGTAAGGTAAGGTGTACGTGCTTGTAAGGTCGTACCCGCTGTGCACACAACATCAGGATAGAGCAGCCCAGGTAAGTCTTTCCTGATCCAAATTGTAAGCGCAGGCATCAGGTGAACAGGAAGTGCAGACGAGTAGATGACCAACCTTGTTGCAAATCACCAGATCGACTCGCGCGACACGCCACGAGCTTTTTGGACCCTATAAGTAGCCTGCTATCTCTCCCACATCCAAACCACACTGCCAGAGCTAGCTCTcgctgcaagcctgcaagaCATCATCCAATTAGTGACAGCAGCTGCCAATATGGCAACGAGAAGCAccatcatcttcctcctcgggcTGTTCCTCTCGTGCGTCGCCATGAGCGCCGCAGCGAGAatcctggaggaggaggccactGCTCCCAAGGTCGAGCTGCCGACGTTCCCGGAGGTGCACCTCCCGGCCAAACCAGAGCTGCCGAAGGTTGAGCTTCCCCCGTTTCCGGAGGTGCACCTTCCGGCCAAGCCAGAGCTGCCCAAGGTGGAGCTGCCACCGTTTCCGGAGGTGCACCTTCCGGCCAAGCCAGAGCTGCCCAAGGTGGAGCTGCCGCCGAAGCCTGAGATGCCCGAGTTCCACTTCCCGGTGCCGGAGGCCAAGCCATGAGCCCAGAGCCCTGGATTGTCTTCGCTTGTGTTCTCCCTACATGTTTGTGTATCTGTTGCTCGTGTTATGCCATCGTTGTGATAGTTAGGGTTTTCGACGAGTCGCGCGAGTGATGCGCGCGCTGGCGTGTCTACTTAGCTTGGATATATGTATGTACGCAGCGGTGCCATGTTTACTCTGGTTTATACAAAAATAGTTATGATCTGATCATTCTCATACTTTTCTTGCAAGAACTACCACGCTGGCACTCGCAAATCGAGAGTCTTGTTTGAATGTGTCTGAGAAATATATTTATGGTTCCGTAGATGGTTAGAACTAATATGGTCTTTTCTATCACGATAACAATTGTGCTAAATTAAATATCGCATGTGTGAGAAACATCGTTAACTtgtgagtaaatttcagagaATCACAGTTTTTGGGACGGTCGTATCACTGAAACACGCTTATCGCAAAACATTTTAAGATAGTATGTCTCAAGTAGCCCGAAACCAGGTGGTTTGGTGGTTTCCTGTGATTCCTTACAGGTGGGATCCACCTGATCCCACCTGCCGGAAGATGTGGAAAGTGTGAGATATATACAGTCCTAACTCATGGtccatttttgttttattttcaaaatttctAGCTATTTTTCATGGAAATTGTTTCATGTGCCGTAATCTTTGGAAAAGAATTGGAAATCATGTGTAATTGGAATGTAAGGATTAATAATTGTATTGTATTGCATCATTTGGTTTGCCTTTTgtcgggaaaaaaaaggaagatgtATACCCTTGTCCCGTACCGGAGGAGTGGCGACCCTCGACGCCGCTACTTGACCCAGACGACCCGtgttcggaaaaaaaaaagagaggaagatgTATGTCTTGACCCAGACGCCCGAAAACGGACGACGGATCCACCTTGTGGAGCATTGTAACCATGGAAGCTTTGGCATGGTCATCTACTGCAATAAATAGTTGTGTGCATAGATTGATGCAGAGGTCGGAGGTATattcttctttttgaaaaaaaaatctgctgCAATAAAAGATAAATGCTAGTATGATAAATTAATATTATTTATGTTATATTTTTTAATATTAAAAttgtatactccctccgtccaacaaaagatgtctcaagtttgtgaaaatttgaatgtatctagacatgatttagtgtatagacgcattcaaatttagttaaagttgagacattctttgttggacggagggagtaataaaattaatttgaaTTTGTAGGGATATTAAACATCCATAATTGCCGTGTTATATTAATACTTGTATGCCCCAGGAGTACGTGCTATATGATACTCATTCCGTCCcaattaagtgactcaaatttgtccaaatatagatgtatgtatgccgacggagggagtactaaattgtTGTAACGCCGCACGCTTCCACTTTAAATATAGTCCTAGGCTGCTAAGTAGTATCATAACCAGCACCAGCACAACGTCTAAACGAAAATGGCCATCTCACTCTCCTGGCAGCTCCTCGCCCAGCCTCAACTATGGCAGCTCCTCGTTCTAGCCCCCCTCCTTATCGTCTCCTCGTTGCTGATAACGAGTATCCGGAGGAGGCGCTCGCCAGGACAAGGTGCTCTCAATCTGCCGCCGGGCCCCGTTCGGGTGCCCGTCCTGGGCAACCTGCACCAGCTGGGCTCGCTGCCGCACCGTAGCCTGCGCGAGCTGGCCCGGCGGCACGGCCCAGTCATGCTGCTCCACCTCGGCACGGTCCGGACGGTGGTGATCTCGTCAGCGTCAGCGGCCAAGGAGGTCATGAAGGACCAAGACGtgagctgctgcagccggcCTTCATCCCCGGGCCCAAGCCGGCTCTCGTACGGCCTCAGGGACGTGGCCTTCGCGCCCTACGGCGAGTACTGGCGCGAGATGCGCAGGGTCTTCATCGTGGAGCTCCTCAGCATGCGCCGCGTCAAGGCCGCGTGGGGCGCGCGCCAGGAGCAGGTACAGAAGCTGGTGCGCGTCCTGAGCCAGggccagaagaagaagaagcccgtGGCGCTGGACGAGCACATCTTTCGCCTGGCCGACGGCATCATCGGCACGGTGGCCTTCGGCAACGTCTACGGCACGGAGATGCTGGCTGCGCACGAGGACAAGGAGCGGCGGTTCCATCAGGTGCTGGACGATGCCATGGACATGCTGGCCAGCTTCTCCGCCGAGGACTTCTTCCCCAACGCCGCGGGACGCCTCGTCGACCGGCTCACGGGGCTCGTGTCCCGCCGCGAGCGGATCTTCAAGGAGCTGGATGCCTTCTACGAGACGGTCATCAGGCAGCACCTTGATCCGGCCCGGCCCAAGCCCAGCAACGGcggcgacctcgtcgacgtccTCCTCAGCCTCCCGAACGAGCCACGCGGGACACTCAGCTTCACCATGGACCACGTCAAGGCCCTCCTCATGGTACGTATCGCTCAGTTGCAGTTCAGCTGAGCCATCTTTGGCTCATATATAATCAATCTCACTCCAATTCTTTGCTTTCCTGCAGAACACGTTCGTGGGTGGCATCGACACCAGCTCGGTGACGATCCTGTGGGCGATGTCGGAGCTGATCCGGAAGCCGCGCGTGCTGAAGAAGGTGCAGGAAGAGATCAGGGCCGTGGTTGGCAGCAACGGCAGCGATCGCGAGCCACGGGTGCAGCCGGACGACGTGCCGAAGCTGAGCTACCTGAAGATGGTGGTCAAGGAGACGCTGCGgctgcacccgccggcgacgcTGCTGGTGCCACGGGAAACGACGCGGCACGTCAAGATATCCGGGCACGACGTGCCAGCCAAGACGCGGGTGTTGGTGAACGCGTGGGCCATCGGGCGGGACGCGGCGAGCTGGGGCGAGGACGCGGAGGAGTTCGACCCGGACAGGTTCGAGCccgcggcgaggagcgccGGGGTGGACTTCCACGGCGCGCACTTCGAGCTGCTGCCGTTCGGGTCCGGGCGGAGGGTGTGCCCCGGGATCGCCatgggcgccgccaccgtggaGTTCACGCTGGCCAGCCTACTGTGCAGCTTCGACTGGGCGCTCCCGGAGGGGACGCGGGCGGAGGAGCTGAGCATGGAGGAAGCCGGCGGGCTCACCTTCCACCGCAAGACGCCGCTCGTGCTCGTGCCCACAGCCCACCCGCTACGtcgtcccgccgccgccgtgagcGTCAGGTGATTGGGTCGATGATTGGCCGGCTTTGCTAAAATAAAAGTGtatatttctttttgaaactttGTTACGGAGTATAATAATGTAATAAAAGTACGAGTTTGCATCCTTCGTATGACCTGATCATGTGTAGCgcgctgttttttttaagcaagATTAGGTTCTAGTGCCTGTACCTTGATGCCTTGACTGATTTGTGCAATTTCCGTGCCGTTTCTGCCTTGTCGTTATTTTGGTTATATATGTATACTTTTTTGGGTGCAATCGACAGGGACAGGGCACGCACCGGTGTGGAGTAGGTAGCGTGCTGAACGTGGGGTGGTCGTACGTTGTTGTTCGATTGGTACGAGAGGCTTGGGTGCGCGGCCTGC
This is a stretch of genomic DNA from Brachypodium distachyon strain Bd21 chromosome 1, Brachypodium_distachyon_v3.0, whole genome shotgun sequence. It encodes these proteins:
- the LOC100827324 gene encoding 4-hydroxyphenylacetaldehyde oxime monooxygenase, which encodes MAISLSWQLLAQPQLWQLLVLAPLLIVSSLLITSIRRRRSPGQGALNLPPGPVRVPVLGNLHQLGSLPHRSLRELARRHGPVMLLHLGTVRTVVISSASAAKEVMKDQDVSCCSRPSSPGPSRLSYGLRDVAFAPYGEYWREMRRVFIVELLSMRRVKAAWGARQEQVQKLVRVLSQGQKKKKPVALDEHIFRLADGIIGTVAFGNVYGTEMLAAHEDKERRFHQVLDDAMDMLASFSAEDFFPNAAGRLVDRLTGLVSRRERIFKELDAFYETVIRQHLDPARPKPSNGGDLVDVLLSLPNEPRGTLSFTMDHVKALLMNTFVGGIDTSSVTILWAMSELIRKPRVLKKVQEEIRAVVGSNGSDREPRVQPDDVPKLSYLKMVVKETLRLHPPATLLVPRETTRHVKISGHDVPAKTRVLVNAWAIGRDAASWGEDAEEFDPDRFEPAARSAGVDFHGAHFELLPFGSGRRVCPGIAMGAATVEFTLASLLCSFDWALPEGTRAEELSMEEAGGLTFHRKTPLVLVPTAHPLRRPAAAVSVR